A single Fusobacterium simiae DNA region contains:
- a CDS encoding transposase, protein TMTSWYQNWDVLTPIFKFSLEVRKVIYTTNAIESLNSTYKKLNRQRTVYPSDKALSKVLYLSTMEATKKWNQPLRNWGKVYGEFSIMYEGRFRD, encoded by the coding sequence TACAATGACAAGTTGGTATCAAAATTGGGATGTTTTAACGCCAATATTTAAATTTTCATTAGAGGTAAGAAAAGTAATCTATACAACAAATGCAATAGAAAGCTTAAATAGTACTTACAAGAAATTAAATAGGCAAAGAACAGTGTATCCAAGCGATAAAGCTCTATCAAAGGTATTGTATTTATCAACAATGGAAGCAACAAAGAAATGGAATCAACCACTAAGAAATTGGGGAAAAGTATATGGAGAATTTAGTATAATGTATGAGGGAAGATTTAGAGATTAA